A portion of the Glandiceps talaboti chromosome 13, keGlaTala1.1, whole genome shotgun sequence genome contains these proteins:
- the LOC144445025 gene encoding solute carrier family 22 member 1-like, producing the protein MAVTLCRNGWSIGSAIVGVISIGCHGDWRKIQLVIALTSLIYIPYYWLIKESPRWLIQKERTEEASKIILEIARWNNKTYECELDMPQNCENGKQVDNASREVIENASTERIGEIIGSTMIDIFRSPELRKYTINMCFYMFTAGIMYGGVSFNSNYFSSEIYTLYMLSCLVEIPANLLALWLFKYMPRRWMLCTTMTLTGATWISSAFIGIRICQMTIFEDIVRLVGNAILNIIIITVAKMCETVAYITAATVSTEIYPTTLRSRSKEKNNERRSLLNDSQ; encoded by the exons ATGGCAGTAACCCTCTGCAGGAATGGATGGTCTATCGGTAGTGCAATAGTGGGAGTGATATCaattggttgccatggtgactgGAGAAAGATTCAACTTGTGATAGCCCTCACTTCTCTCATCTACATCCCATACTACTG GCTTATCAAGGAGTCGCCACGATGGTTGATACAGAAGGAAAGAACAGAAGAAGCTAGTAAAATAATCCTGGAAATAGCTCGATGGAATAATAAAACTTACGAATGTGAACTTGACATGCCACAAAACTGTGAGAACGGAAAACAGGTTGACAATGCTAGCAGAGAAGTAATTGAAAATGCTAGCACAGAAAGG ATAGGGGAGATTATTGGCTCTACTATGATAGACATTTTTCGATCCCCTGAACTGAGAAAATACACCATCAATATGTGTTTTTATAT GTTTACAGCTGGTATCATGTATGGAGGCGTGTCTTTTAACTCGAATTACTTCTCCAGCGAAAtatacacactgtacatgttgtCATGTTTGGTGGAAATACCTGCTAATCTGCTTGCATTGTGGTTATTCAAGTATATGCCCAGACGATGGATGTTATGTACAACAATGACCTTGACTGGTGCTACCTGGATCTCATCTGCATTCATAGGTATACGGATTTGTCAAATGACGATATTCGAAGATATTGTAAGACTTGTTG GCAAtgcaatattaaatattatcattattactgTTGCGAAGATGTGTGAAACAGTGGCATATATAACCGCAGCGACAGTAAGTACGGAGATATACCCGACTACATTAAG GAGTCGTTCTAAAGAGAAAAACAACGAAAGGAGGTCACTACTCAATGATTCGCAATAA